One genomic region from Veillonellales bacterium encodes:
- a CDS encoding leucyl aminopeptidase — MKIEVCTTNAKKIVCDTLIIGVWEETVLTRKIAEIHGEVLADHIAHVIHRQPDCGMYGKTINIYPVEAIGEKRIMLLGLGKPRELTVDKIRDVFAIAARKIRKLEPTTVSCILADLIPSQIEPEGMVKAIVEGIILGAYRFNYYKTTKVDAEIAKLFIIVQQENTAMLQKAAQRGYIISQSVNLARDLSNHPSRNMTPTKMAEHAVEIARQTGMKLVILSAADMAKQQMNAISAVAQGSDEPPCLIVLRYQGDTSCKEIVAFVGKGVTFDSGGISLKPSDKMGEMKGDMAGGAAVLGAMLAIGRLKPKLNVIAVVPCVENMPSGHALKPGDIIKTMCGKTVEIITTDAEGRLILADGITYARTAGATRIVDVATLTGACAVALGNAASGVISNDQVWCKQILQAAETAGEKMWELPHYPEYTEQIKSEIADLKNSGGRMAGAITAGMFLAQFADELPWVHIDIAGTADIDKARGCNGKGATGAGLRTLVQLAEDIGAE, encoded by the coding sequence ATGAAAATTGAAGTATGTACGACGAACGCCAAGAAAATAGTTTGCGATACACTTATCATTGGCGTATGGGAGGAGACTGTATTAACGAGAAAAATTGCCGAAATACATGGCGAGGTGTTGGCAGACCATATTGCGCATGTAATTCATCGGCAGCCTGACTGCGGTATGTATGGAAAAACAATTAATATTTATCCGGTGGAAGCTATCGGGGAAAAACGCATTATGCTGCTAGGATTGGGAAAACCCAGGGAACTGACTGTCGATAAGATTCGTGATGTATTTGCTATTGCAGCGCGAAAAATTCGTAAATTAGAACCGACTACAGTAAGCTGCATTTTAGCAGACTTGATTCCGAGTCAAATTGAACCGGAAGGTATGGTCAAGGCTATCGTCGAAGGTATAATTTTAGGAGCGTATCGGTTTAATTATTATAAAACAACGAAGGTCGATGCTGAAATCGCCAAGCTGTTTATTATTGTACAGCAGGAAAATACTGCTATGCTGCAAAAAGCAGCACAGCGCGGATATATTATCAGTCAAAGCGTCAATTTGGCCCGGGACCTTTCCAATCATCCGTCGCGTAATATGACGCCGACGAAAATGGCCGAGCATGCTGTTGAGATTGCCAGACAAACGGGAATGAAATTAGTGATTTTATCAGCGGCTGATATGGCAAAGCAGCAAATGAATGCTATTTCAGCAGTTGCTCAGGGAAGTGATGAGCCCCCTTGCTTAATTGTTCTGCGCTACCAAGGTGACACTTCTTGTAAGGAAATTGTGGCCTTTGTGGGTAAAGGTGTCACTTTTGACAGCGGCGGCATATCACTGAAGCCGAGTGATAAAATGGGAGAGATGAAAGGGGATATGGCTGGAGGAGCGGCTGTGTTAGGCGCAATGCTGGCTATAGGACGGCTGAAACCTAAATTGAATGTTATCGCGGTGGTTCCTTGTGTAGAAAATATGCCTTCCGGTCATGCATTAAAACCGGGAGATATTATTAAAACGATGTGTGGGAAAACCGTCGAAATAATAACTACTGATGCGGAAGGCAGGCTGATTCTGGCAGACGGGATTACTTATGCCAGGACTGCAGGTGCAACAAGAATCGTTGATGTTGCAACATTGACAGGTGCTTGTGCAGTCGCATTAGGAAATGCAGCCTCAGGCGTTATCAGCAATGATCAGGTTTGGTGTAAACAAATTTTACAGGCGGCAGAAACAGCAGGAGAAAAAATGTGGGAACTGCCCCATTACCCGGAATATACGGAGCAAATTAAAAGTGAAATTGCCGATTTGAAAAACTCAGGTGGACGTATGGCCGGTGCTATTACGGCAGGAATGTTTCTGGCTCAGTTTGCTGATGAGTTGCCATGGGTACATATTGATATCGCCGGTACAGCAGACATTGACAAAGCGCGGGGATGCAATGGTAAAGGTGCGACTGGTGCCGGACTTAGAACACTTGTTCAATTGGCGGAAGATATAGGTGCCGAATGA
- a CDS encoding PHP domain-containing protein, with protein sequence MIADLHIHTNASDGRLSPQAVVAEAIQSGLSSIAITDHDTVDGLLMLAQQGILKNEHLTIIPGIEFSTDLPNHEVHILGYNLDIFNKDLQAQLDVLVADRLQRIKKIIAKLAQLGYLIEFQRVLELAGRSTALGRPHVARALVEKGYFPTVTDVFKNLLYKNGPAFVAHYKLSLSTALELIKKADGIPVLAHPGLIGDDSIVVDIIRAGIFGLEVFHPKHQAEEVEKYQRLASQYGLLVTGGSDFHAIPTRFPEHLGIFSVDNQLAQKLIIGSFDRLTLRS encoded by the coding sequence ATGATAGCTGATTTGCATATTCATACCAACGCTTCTGATGGTCGGCTTTCTCCCCAGGCGGTTGTGGCAGAAGCGATTCAAAGCGGATTATCGTCGATTGCCATCACCGATCATGATACGGTTGACGGCTTGCTAATGCTGGCTCAGCAGGGGATATTAAAAAATGAACATTTGACTATTATTCCGGGTATTGAATTCAGTACCGATTTACCAAATCACGAAGTGCACATCTTAGGTTATAATCTGGATATTTTTAATAAAGACCTGCAGGCGCAGCTGGATGTCCTTGTCGCTGACAGGCTGCAGCGTATCAAGAAAATAATCGCTAAACTGGCACAGCTTGGTTATCTGATCGAATTTCAACGAGTTCTGGAATTAGCAGGGCGAAGCACTGCGCTGGGACGGCCGCATGTGGCACGAGCTCTGGTTGAAAAGGGTTATTTCCCAACTGTAACCGATGTTTTTAAAAATCTGCTTTATAAAAATGGACCGGCCTTTGTTGCTCATTATAAATTATCCCTTTCTACTGCGCTTGAACTGATTAAAAAAGCGGATGGCATTCCGGTTTTGGCTCATCCGGGGTTAATTGGCGATGATAGCATTGTGGTCGATATTATTCGAGCGGGAATTTTTGGGCTGGAAGTTTTTCATCCTAAACATCAGGCGGAGGAAGTGGAAAAATATCAGCGATTGGCATCCCAGTATGGATTATTGGTAACGGGAGGATCGGATTTTCACGCAATTCCTACCCGTTTTCCCGAACATCTTGGTATTTTTTCCGTAGACAATCAACTTGCTCAAAAACTAATCATCGGCAGCTTTGACAGGTTAACTTTGCGGAGCTAG
- a CDS encoding Asp23/Gls24 family envelope stress response protein — MNVIAFVGPSGTGKSHRALIVAHEYNIDTIIDDGLLIKDSKIVAGYSAKKEPSKIKAVKRAIFMKPDHAQEVCEAIARVKPERILILGTSINMVEKIVEVLKLPKISQIIHIEEVASPAEIAKARESRVKEGKHIIPVPTIELKPHFSGYLIDPLEIFFKKPQMKRRKLGEKSIVRPTFSYYGKLLISDAVIASIVDHVATSDLAVTRTNQIQIKNSHDREKGISIAFDVTIKYGHTLRDVIQHMQQKIKAVVEYMTGLLVREVNVFVKSLSVD, encoded by the coding sequence ATGAATGTTATCGCATTTGTCGGACCAAGTGGTACGGGAAAAAGTCATCGTGCTTTAATTGTAGCCCATGAATATAATATTGATACTATCATTGATGACGGGCTGTTGATTAAAGATAGTAAAATTGTTGCCGGATATTCTGCTAAGAAAGAGCCGAGTAAAATAAAAGCTGTCAAAAGAGCGATATTTATGAAGCCCGATCATGCGCAGGAAGTGTGCGAGGCTATTGCCAGAGTTAAGCCGGAACGCATCTTGATTTTGGGAACTTCCATTAATATGGTCGAAAAAATTGTTGAGGTGTTAAAGCTCCCTAAGATTTCACAAATTATTCACATTGAGGAGGTTGCCAGTCCGGCAGAAATTGCGAAAGCACGGGAAAGCCGCGTAAAAGAAGGGAAACATATTATTCCTGTGCCAACAATAGAATTAAAGCCTCATTTTTCAGGTTATTTGATTGATCCGTTAGAAATATTTTTTAAAAAGCCACAGATGAAACGGCGAAAGCTTGGTGAAAAGTCTATCGTTCGTCCGACATTTAGTTATTATGGAAAATTGCTCATATCAGATGCTGTTATTGCTTCGATTGTTGATCATGTGGCAACAAGTGATTTAGCGGTTACCCGTACAAATCAGATTCAGATTAAAAATTCTCACGATAGGGAGAAAGGCATCTCAATTGCCTTTGATGTAACAATAAAATATGGTCATACACTGAGGGACGTGATTCAACATATGCAACAGAAGATAAAGGCTGTTGTTGAATACATGACGGGATTATTGGTCAGGGAAGTAAACGTTTTTGTAAAGAGTCTTAGTGTGGATTGA
- a CDS encoding sulfite exporter TauE/SafE family protein, producing MLQNGKMIGFGFIAGILSGLLGVGGGIVLVPIMVACLGLTQHIAHATSLAVIVPTAFAGSIIYGLHGNSDLILALTLAVGSVFGASLGARWMPRIPAAQLKRLFGMLLLIVGVRMVLS from the coding sequence ATGCTGCAAAATGGAAAAATGATTGGATTTGGTTTTATTGCCGGTATTTTAAGCGGTTTATTGGGAGTTGGCGGCGGAATTGTGTTAGTGCCGATTATGGTAGCATGTCTTGGCTTAACGCAGCATATTGCTCATGCGACATCGCTGGCGGTTATTGTACCGACTGCGTTCGCAGGCAGTATTATCTATGGCCTTCATGGCAATAGCGATCTCATACTGGCGTTAACATTGGCTGTCGGAAGCGTTTTTGGCGCAAGCCTTGGTGCCAGATGGATGCCAAGGATACCCGCAGCACAGCTGAAACGATTATTTGGAATGTTGTTGTTGATAGTCGGAGTAAGGATGGTGTTGTCATGA
- a CDS encoding sulfite exporter TauE/SafE family protein, giving the protein MIVLMTLLTGVVAGILSGLLGVGGGIVLVPMMVFGLGMAQHIAQGISLLVIIPTAFAGIWQLQKQKLVNYHVAVYLSVGAVAGGIISANFVQDIPAADLKKIFGLFIIIMGSRMLLAKPKKSAKTSS; this is encoded by the coding sequence ATGATTGTGCTAATGACGTTACTCACTGGTGTAGTTGCCGGTATTTTAAGTGGTTTATTAGGGGTTGGCGGAGGGATTGTTCTTGTACCCATGATGGTATTTGGTCTTGGAATGGCTCAGCATATTGCTCAAGGAATTTCATTGCTGGTGATTATTCCAACGGCTTTTGCCGGTATTTGGCAGCTCCAGAAACAAAAACTTGTTAATTATCATGTTGCAGTCTATTTGTCTGTCGGAGCTGTCGCCGGCGGAATCATTAGTGCGAATTTTGTTCAAGACATCCCGGCTGCGGATTTGAAGAAAATATTTGGTCTATTTATTATCATTATGGGCAGCAGAATGCTGCTGGCAAAGCCTAAAAAGTCAGCAAAAACTTCTTCGTAA
- the miaB gene encoding tRNA (N6-isopentenyl adenosine(37)-C2)-methylthiotransferase MiaB produces the protein MAKPDHFKVKQGSIKSNKKHFTTYTYGCQMNENDTERLAGQLMEIGYEYTEEPEKADLILINTCCVRESAEKKIYGKIGELKKLKAIKPNLIIGVAGCMAQKDRDKIFKKASHIDFVIGTHNIHKLAELVQKVEKNSKPVLEIWDQAVAASPEMPAIHKGQVSAWVPITYGCNNFCTYCIVPYVRGRERSRPLADIVNEIQQLGQDGFQEITLLGQNVNSYGRDSSEPYDFADLLQAVDEVDTITRVRYLTSHPRDMNDKVISAIQGGRKICEHFHLPIQSGSNTILKLMNRGYTADYYRQLVAKIRQAIPHASITTDLIVGFPGETDELFQETLQFIQSIRFDAAYTFLYSKRSGTPAAAMPNQVPLTRKKERLQQLMKLQNDISLEINQTLEGRTVEVLVEGTSKNDANILMGRTRTNKIVLWKENGSETIGRLLPIHIRAGQTWLLKGEFTG, from the coding sequence ATGGCAAAACCAGATCACTTTAAAGTTAAGCAAGGATCAATAAAATCAAATAAAAAGCATTTTACTACTTATACATATGGCTGCCAAATGAATGAAAATGATACAGAGCGTTTAGCGGGTCAGTTAATGGAAATCGGCTATGAGTATACCGAAGAGCCGGAAAAAGCGGATCTGATCCTGATTAATACCTGTTGCGTCCGGGAAAGTGCCGAAAAAAAAATATATGGAAAAATTGGTGAATTAAAGAAACTTAAAGCGATAAAGCCTAATCTTATTATTGGTGTGGCAGGCTGCATGGCACAAAAGGATCGGGATAAAATTTTTAAGAAAGCTTCCCATATTGATTTTGTAATAGGAACCCATAACATACATAAACTGGCTGAATTAGTTCAGAAAGTGGAGAAAAACAGCAAACCGGTATTGGAAATATGGGATCAGGCTGTGGCAGCTTCTCCGGAGATGCCTGCTATTCATAAGGGGCAAGTATCGGCTTGGGTTCCCATTACGTATGGTTGCAATAACTTTTGTACCTATTGTATTGTTCCTTATGTGCGGGGACGGGAAAGAAGCCGTCCGCTGGCCGACATCGTAAATGAAATTCAGCAATTGGGTCAGGACGGTTTTCAGGAGATTACCCTTTTGGGGCAAAACGTGAATTCTTATGGCAGGGATAGCAGTGAACCATACGATTTTGCCGATTTATTGCAGGCTGTTGATGAAGTGGATACCATCACCCGGGTTCGTTATCTGACTTCGCACCCACGGGATATGAATGATAAAGTAATTTCTGCGATTCAGGGTGGTAGAAAAATATGCGAACATTTCCATTTACCGATTCAATCCGGCAGTAATACGATTTTAAAATTGATGAATCGAGGCTATACGGCGGATTATTATCGACAGCTTGTTGCGAAAATCCGCCAAGCAATTCCCCATGCCAGTATTACAACCGATCTTATTGTGGGCTTCCCTGGTGAAACCGATGAGCTTTTCCAAGAAACGTTACAGTTTATTCAATCCATACGCTTTGATGCCGCTTATACTTTTTTATACTCCAAACGTTCGGGAACGCCTGCAGCAGCGATGCCGAATCAAGTGCCGCTGACTCGAAAGAAAGAACGTTTGCAGCAGCTTATGAAACTGCAAAATGATATCAGCCTGGAGATCAATCAAACGCTGGAAGGGAGAACCGTGGAAGTACTGGTTGAAGGGACCAGCAAAAATGATGCGAATATATTAATGGGACGAACCCGTACCAATAAAATTGTGCTATGGAAAGAAAATGGCAGTGAAACGATCGGCCGGCTGCTGCCAATACATATCCGTGCAGGGCAAACTTGGCTGCTAAAAGGTGAATTTACCGGTTAA
- the mutS gene encoding DNA mismatch repair protein MutS, which yields MASYTPMIEQYQNIKNQHPDEILFFRLGDFYEMFFEDAEVASRELEITLTGREAGQNTRVPMCGIPYHAVDNYLAKLIGKGYKVAICEQVEDPKSAKGIVRREVIKIVTPGTILSESCLPDKANNFLAVLYENEKNFVLAAADASTGECLWSSFNGWDRFNALADQLIRLTPAEIVLTGSCINNQAVQDELNGRLSYCTYTKLAVNDLQAIQCLPGQHFAAADLPQDPDSLLAVGYLLYYLHQTVKNDLSNINRLVEYSAVNHLLVDAASLRNLEVIRNTRDGSRKDTLLSVLDFTKTAMGSRLLKRWLEYPLLQPAKIIQRQDAVAALLDQATVRYTIQTALKNIYDFERIMTRIEVGTANGRDMIALKSSLTVLPAIKQQLTQINNALLNQIDNGIDRHDSLVELIESAIVDNPPFSVREGNIIKSGYHNELDELRHIATDSKQWVQNLETSERERTGIKSLKVGYNKVFGYYLEVTHSHAASVPSTYVRKQTLANAERYITPELKAFEGKILGAQEKIVNIEYELFCKIRDSIKEHMKEIQKTARHIAQLDCILGLSEAASQYNYVRPRIRTNRRISIKDGRHPVVERLLVREMFVPNDVELNHQDNEIMVITGPNMAGKSTYMRQVALLVLMAQVGSFIPAREAAISPVDRIFTRVGASDDLATGQSTFMVEMNEVAHILKHATKNSLIILDEIGRGTSTFDGMSIAQAVIEHIYEHIGAKTLFATHYHELTELAETNSRVKNFSVAVKERGNEVVFLRRIVPGGADKSYGIYVAQLAGLPKKTVERAKAILLQLEKNHSIPAKVTEAAATTSSGSMSLFTNAIIEELLSLDVMTITPIEAINLLYKLQTQAKEEVGQ from the coding sequence ATGGCCAGCTATACTCCGATGATAGAACAATATCAGAATATCAAAAATCAACATCCGGATGAAATTTTGTTTTTCCGGCTGGGTGATTTTTATGAAATGTTTTTTGAAGATGCCGAGGTGGCATCGCGGGAATTGGAAATTACTTTAACGGGAAGAGAGGCCGGGCAAAATACCCGGGTGCCAATGTGCGGTATCCCCTATCATGCAGTGGACAACTATCTTGCCAAACTGATTGGCAAAGGGTACAAAGTGGCCATTTGCGAACAAGTTGAGGATCCTAAAAGCGCGAAAGGAATTGTACGCCGTGAAGTGATTAAGATTGTTACTCCCGGCACCATCCTTTCCGAATCCTGCCTTCCCGATAAAGCAAATAATTTTTTGGCGGTTTTGTATGAGAACGAGAAAAACTTTGTTTTGGCGGCAGCGGATGCGTCTACTGGTGAATGTTTGTGGTCCAGCTTTAACGGCTGGGATCGTTTCAATGCCCTTGCCGACCAGTTGATCCGTTTAACGCCGGCGGAAATAGTGCTGACAGGCAGCTGTATCAATAACCAAGCGGTGCAGGACGAACTGAATGGACGACTGTCGTATTGCACGTATACAAAGCTGGCGGTAAATGATTTACAGGCGATACAGTGTTTGCCGGGACAGCACTTTGCCGCCGCAGATTTGCCGCAGGATCCGGATTCACTGCTGGCAGTGGGGTATCTGCTGTATTATTTGCATCAGACGGTGAAAAACGATCTATCCAATATTAATCGTTTAGTTGAGTATAGTGCCGTCAACCATTTGCTTGTCGATGCAGCTTCTTTGCGCAATTTAGAGGTTATCCGGAACACCAGAGACGGAAGCAGGAAAGATACACTTCTCTCTGTCCTGGACTTTACCAAAACGGCAATGGGCAGCCGCCTGCTGAAACGATGGCTGGAATATCCGCTTTTGCAGCCGGCAAAAATTATCCAGCGCCAGGATGCTGTTGCTGCATTATTGGATCAAGCAACCGTACGATATACAATTCAGACCGCGTTAAAAAATATTTATGATTTTGAACGGATTATGACACGTATTGAAGTAGGCACGGCTAATGGACGGGATATGATCGCCCTTAAGTCGTCCCTGACTGTATTGCCGGCAATTAAACAACAGCTTACACAGATCAACAATGCATTGTTAAATCAAATTGATAATGGGATTGACAGGCATGATTCTTTGGTTGAACTGATTGAGTCGGCTATTGTTGACAATCCGCCATTTTCTGTACGGGAAGGCAATATCATTAAGTCCGGCTACCATAATGAACTGGATGAATTACGCCATATTGCCACAGACAGCAAGCAGTGGGTGCAGAACTTGGAAACTTCGGAGCGGGAGCGTACCGGTATCAAATCCTTAAAGGTTGGGTATAACAAAGTTTTCGGATATTACCTTGAGGTAACTCATAGCCACGCTGCCTCTGTTCCATCAACTTATGTACGCAAACAAACGCTGGCGAACGCGGAGCGATACATTACACCGGAATTGAAAGCTTTTGAAGGGAAAATTCTTGGAGCGCAGGAAAAGATCGTCAATATTGAATATGAGCTGTTTTGCAAAATCCGCGATTCTATCAAGGAGCATATGAAAGAAATTCAGAAGACCGCCCGTCATATTGCGCAGCTGGACTGTATTCTGGGGCTGAGTGAAGCAGCCAGTCAATATAATTATGTCAGGCCGCGGATTCGTACGAATCGCAGGATTTCCATCAAGGACGGGCGGCATCCGGTTGTCGAACGCCTTTTAGTACGGGAAATGTTTGTACCTAATGATGTGGAACTGAATCACCAGGATAATGAAATCATGGTGATTACCGGTCCTAATATGGCGGGGAAGTCAACGTATATGCGTCAGGTGGCCTTATTGGTCTTAATGGCCCAGGTGGGCAGCTTTATTCCTGCCCGGGAAGCGGCAATTAGTCCCGTAGATCGTATCTTTACCAGGGTAGGTGCCAGTGATGATTTGGCAACCGGCCAAAGCACCTTTATGGTGGAGATGAATGAAGTTGCGCATATTTTAAAACATGCGACCAAGAACAGCTTGATTATTCTGGATGAAATTGGGCGGGGAACAAGCACTTTTGATGGAATGAGTATTGCCCAGGCCGTTATCGAACATATCTATGAGCATATAGGGGCTAAAACTCTTTTTGCCACTCATTATCATGAGCTTACCGAGCTGGCGGAAACAAATTCCCGTGTTAAAAATTTTTCGGTGGCAGTGAAGGAGCGGGGCAATGAGGTTGTTTTTTTGCGGCGGATTGTTCCAGGTGGGGCTGATAAAAGTTACGGTATCTACGTGGCACAATTGGCCGGATTACCGAAAAAGACGGTAGAGCGGGCTAAAGCCATTTTATTGCAGCTGGAGAAAAACCATAGCATTCCCGCGAAAGTTACCGAAGCAGCGGCGACCACCAGCTCTGGTTCAATGTCTTTGTTTACAAATGCAATCATTGAGGAACTGCTGTCGCTGGATGTGATGACAATTACCCCTATCGAAGCTATTAATCTTTTATATAAATTACAAACTCAAGCGAAAGAGGAAGTTGGTCAATAA